In Tursiops truncatus isolate mTurTru1 chromosome X, mTurTru1.mat.Y, whole genome shotgun sequence, the following proteins share a genomic window:
- the RTL9 gene encoding retrotransposon Gag-like protein 9: MADTSIPLHSVRFSNVLTEEGVDPQNRETTCSGPMVENRAEVQILHSSVQPMVSSSASDPGGVSTQPMTSPAFDTMAVPLMGAANSGALSPPLMPASDSGTLSPLLMPASDSEALSPLLIPTSDSGVLSPLLMPASDSGTLSPLLSTSEYGLMSPGLMTIPDFGTMSTALMATPDSAEISPLAMPAPSSEAMSAPLMLVPDPGEISPLLMPDVNPGAMSPQPMPAPGSEGMSPLQITDEDTEAMSKVLMTALASGEISSLLMSGTDSEAISSLIMSALTSGATSTQPTSAQDSGEMSTQLMSGPDSEVVASPLMTAPGSGAMSSLFPSVPDAGEMPTLPKPAPDAEAMSPLVMMALTSGGMPTQPMPAQGSGVMSSRLTQNLDSQIVSSPPMRATASGGMSTLPVRASDPGARSTPRMRAPASGNVSTLLKTVPDSAALSTPLMMVATSGAKCTEQMSTTASRAMSTQLATARTSGATSMGFMKVPANGAMSTLRTRAPASGTVSTLPSTAPVSETMSTLQMTASASGSVSTPQMRAPVSGAMSVSQRRATASGVTAVPQMRASGALSTPRMTAKASGSVSTLLMRDTASAVMSVPQMRAMASGALSKPLTASKAAEAMLTQQMTTAASGEISTMLMRDTASGAVSMPQMTDTASAALSTPLMRAPASGDTSTPQMTAAASGTMSMPLMRAPGPGAMPMALMRSTASGKMPSQPMSAQDFGGMSMSLRRSMTSGGMSLLQTQAPASELMSTPKMRAPAFGAVSTPLMRASDPGEMSTLLTRASSSGEMSPALTRPPASGEIATPLRAPAYGAMSTPQKTATASGMMSKPQMRAPVSGEISTSLMRSTASGVMSVPQMTAAASGGVSMPLMRAPASRATSTTQTMPTASGEMCMLSVRAPASGVMSPPLLRAPVSGIISTPLRRPSASEAVSTELMRAPASGKMSTTQTTAVASGGMSKPFIRATASGTMPMPLMSAMASGEMSMPLMKNMASGATSTLQKRVVGSGSTSLPQMTYATSGGMPASPMRASASGATSASLMRASASGMMSMPLLRATASGGMSMPQMAATASGMMSTLEIKAKDSGETSASHINVTASGSKFTPHVTATTPETMNQPPEEVPSFGMLTPALCYLLEEQEAARGSCSVEEEMEVDEEKQMKGFLNDSEKMAFLVSLHLGAAERWSILQMEVGNPLSNEDKSFLSRSQGLYDSLSEIDILSAVLCHPKQGQRSVRQYATDFLLLARHLSWSDAILRTRFLEGLSEAVATKMGRIFLKVAGSLKELIDRSLYTECQLAGEKDFPGCSSQVLPSACKRNNEDAMENELNSQQQTEEHQHVPKRCYYLKEHGDPQEGLHDHLRQSTGHQKAATNK, translated from the exons CCAGCCTTTGACACCATGGCCGTACCTCTAATGGGAGCAGCAAACTCTGGAGCACTGTCCCCACCGCTAATGCCAGCCTCAGACTCTGGGACACTGTCCCCATTGTTAATGCCAGCTTCAGATTCAGAGGCATTGTCCCCATTGTTGATACCAACCTCAGACTCTGGGGTGCTGTCCCCATTGCTAATGCCAGCCTCAGATTCTGGGACACTGTCCCCATTGCTGTCCACTTCAGAGTATGGATTAATGTCCCCAGGGCTGATGACAATTCCTGACTTTGGAACAATGTCCACAGCACTAATGGCAACACCAGATTCTGCAGAGATATCACCACTGGCAATGCCAGCTCCATCCTCTGAAGCGATGTCCGCACCATTGATGCTAGTCCCAGATCCTGGAGAGATCTCCCCACTCCTAATGCCAGACGTGAACCCCGGAGCGATGTCCCCACAGCCAATGCCAGCTCCAGGCTCTGAAGGAATGTCACCATTGCAAATTACAGACGAAGACACTGAAGCCATGTCTAAAGTGCTAATGACTGCCCTGGCCTCTGGAGAGATCTCTTCACTGCTCATGTCAGGCACAGACTCTGAAGCGATCTCCTCACTGATAATGTCAGCCCTAACTTCTGGAGCAACGTCCACCCAGCCAACGAGCGCCCAAGACTCTGGGGAAATGTCCACCCAGCTAATGTCAGGCCCAGACTCTGAAGTAGTGGCTTCACCACTTATGACAGCTCCAGGCTCCGGAGCAATGTCCTCACTGTTCCCGTCAGTCCCTGATGCTGGAGAAATGCCCACATTGCCAAAGCCAGCCCCAGACGCTGAAGCGATGTCCCCACTGGTCATGATGGCCCTAACCTCTGGAGGGATGCCCACCCAGCCGATGCCAGCGCAAGGCTCTGGAGTCATGTCCTCACGGTTAACACAAAATCTAGACTCTCAAATTGTGTCTAGTCCGCCAATGAGAGCAACAGCCTCCGGGGGGATGTCCACATTGCCAGTGAGAGCCTCAGACCCTGGAGCAAGGTCGACACCGAGAATGAGAGCCCCAGCCTCTGGAAATGTGTCCACGTTGCTAAAGACGGTCCCAGACTCTGCAGCACTGTCCACCCCACTGATGATGGTGGCAACCTCTGGAGCAAAGTGCACAGAGCAAATGTCAACCACAGCCTCTAGAGCGATGTCCACACAGTTAGCAACGGCTAGAACTTCTGGAGCCACATCCATGGGCTTTATGAAAGTCCCAGCCAATGGGGCGATGTCCACACTGCGAACGAGAGCCCCAGCCTCTGGAACAGTGTCCACACTGCCAAGTACAGCCCCAGTCTCTGAAACAATGTCTACGCTACAGATGACAGCCTCAGCCTCTGGGTCAGTGTCCACACCGCAAATGAgggcgcccgtctctggagcaaTGTCTGTGTCACAGAGGAGAGCCACAGCCTCGGGAGTGACAGCTGTACCACAAATGAGAGCCTCTGGAGCCCTGTCCACCCCACGGATGACAGCCAAAGCCTCTGGATCCGTGTCCACACTGTTAATGAGAGACACAGCCTCGGCAGTGATGTCCGTGCCACAGATGAGAGCTATGGCCTCGGGAGCATTGTCCAAGCCACTAACAGCATCCAAAGCCGCAGAAGCAATGCTCACGCAGCAAATGACAACTGCAGCTTCTGGAGAGATCTCCACAATGCTAATGAGAGACACCGCTTCTGGAGCCGTGTCCATGCCACAGATGACAGACACTGCCTCTGCAGCGCTGTCCACACCGCTAATGAGAGCCCCAGCCTCTGGCGACACGTCCACACCACAAATGACAGCCGCAGCCTCTGGAACTATGTCCATGCCTCTAATGAGAGCCCCAGGCCCTGGAGCCATGCCCATGGCGCTAATGAGATCCACAGCCTCTGGAAAGATGCCCAGTCAGCCAATGAGCGCCCAAGACTTTGGGGGGATGTCCATGTCGCTCAGGAGATCCATGACCTCTGGAGGGATGTCCCTACTGCAGACGCAAGCCCCAGCCTCTGAACTGATGTCCACACCAAAAATGAGAGCCCCGGCCTTTGGGGCGGTGTCCACACCACTGATGAGAGCCTCAGACCCTGGAGAGATGTCCACACTGCTCACAAGAGCTTCATCCTCTGGAGAGATGTCGCCAGCACTAACGAGACCCCCAGCTTCTGGAGAGATAGCCACGCCTCTGAGAGCCCCAGCTTATGGAGCAATGTCTACTCCGCAAAAGACAGCCACAGCCTCTGGAATGATGTCCAAGCCACAGATGAGGGCTCCAGTCTCTGGAGAGATATCTACATCGCTAATGAGATCCACAGCCTCTGGAGTGATGTCCGTGCCTCAAATGACAGCCGCGGCCTCTGGAGGGGTGTCCATGCCACTGATGAGAGCCCCAGCCTCCAGGGCAACATCCACAACGCAAACGATGCCCACAGCTTCTGGAGAGATGTGCATGCTATCAGTGCGAGCCCCTGCCTCGGGAGTGATGTCCCCGCCATTATTAAGGGCTCCAGTGTCTGGAATTATATCCACACCACTAAGGAGACCCTCAGCCTCTGAAGCTGTGTCCACAGAGTTAATGAGAGCTCCAGCCTCTGGAAAGATGTCCACCACACAAACAACAGCTGTGGCCTCTGGAGGGATGTCCAAGCCATTCATTAGAGCCACGGCCTCTGGAACAATGCCCATGCCATTGATGTCAGCCATGGCTTCTGGAGAGATGTCTATGCCGCTGATGAAAAACATGGCCTCTGGGGCAACGTCCACACTGCAAAAAAGAGTTGTGGGTTCTGGATCTACTTCCTTGCCACAGATGACGTACGCAACCTCTGGAGGGATGCCTGCATCACCTATGAGAGCCTCAGCTTCTGGAGCAACGTCCGCATCGCTCATGAGAGCCTCGGCTTCTGGAATGATGTCCATGCCGCTTCTGAGAGCCACAGCCTCTGGGGGTATGTCCATGCCACAAATGGCGGCCACAGCCTCTGGAATGATGTCCACTCTGGAAATCAAAGCCAAAGACTCTGGGGAAACATCTGCCTCTCACATCAACGTCACAGCCTCTGGATCAAAGTTCACACCACACGTGACTGCGACGACCCCTGAAACAATGAACCAACCACCAGAGGAAGTCCCATCTTTTGGCATGCTGACCCCAGCACTCTGTTACCTCTTAGAAGAACAGGAAGCAGCCCGGGGTTCATGCTCTgtggaggaggagatggaggttGATGAGGAGAAGCAAATGAAGGGATTTTTGAACGATTCAGAGAAAATGGCCTTTCTGGTGTCTCTTCATCTGGGGGCAGCAGAGAGGTGGTCCATCTTGCAGATGGAGGTAGGAAACCCCCTCTCCAATGAAGATAAATCTTTCCTGAGCAGATCCCAGGGCTTATATGACTCCCTATCTGAAATAGACATCCTCAGTGCCGTCCTTTGCCATCCCAAGCAGGGCCAGAGGTCAGTCAGGCAGTATGCCACTGATTTCCTCCTGCTGGCCCGACACTTGTCTTGGTCTGATGCCATTCTGCGGACCAGGTTTCTGGAAGGACTCTCGGAAGCTGTTGCCACTAAAATGGGCCGGATCTTCCTGAAGGTGGCCGGCAGCCTAAAGGAGCTAATAGACAGGTCTCTGTACACCGAGTGCCAGCTGGCTGGAGAGAAGGATTTCCCGGGCTGCTCAAGCCAGGTTCTGCCGTCAGCCTGTAAGCGGAATAACGAGGACGCAATGGAGAATGAACTGAACTCTCAGCAGCAGACCGAGGAG CATCAGCATGTCCCCAAACGCTGTTACTACCTGAAAGAGCATGGAGACCCTCAAGAGGGTCTGCACGACCACCTTCGACAGAGCACAGGCCATCAGAAGGCCGCCACTAACAAGTAA